In Synechococcus sp. RS9909, one genomic interval encodes:
- a CDS encoding DUF86 domain-containing protein produces the protein MSGDLLLLLTPLRQALERIERKAQPLLMDPALLDHEEGQDLLDVICMQFLAAGEALKRLDKLQPGLLAASFPAVDWKGAMGFRDVIAHQYFDLDAEQVLLICQQALPGVLAAVRDLEQRSQDTT, from the coding sequence GTGAGCGGTGACCTGTTGTTGCTGCTTACCCCGCTGCGGCAGGCCCTGGAGCGGATCGAGCGCAAGGCACAACCCTTGCTGATGGATCCGGCACTGCTGGACCATGAGGAAGGCCAGGACCTGCTCGATGTGATTTGCATGCAGTTCCTGGCAGCCGGGGAAGCACTCAAACGACTGGACAAGCTCCAGCCTGGGCTTCTGGCAGCGAGCTTTCCTGCTGTCGACTGGAAGGGAGCTATGGGGTTTCGCGATGTCATTGCGCATCAGTACTTCGATCTCGACGCCGAGCAGGTGCTGCTGATCTGCCAGCAGGCCCTACCCGGCGTTCTGGCTGCCGTTCGCGACCTTGAGCAACGCAGTCAGGACACGACCTAA
- a CDS encoding DNA-binding protein — MADLLVRGVDDALVQALKKRAGAHGRSQEAELRAILSAALLSPPRRKLADLLAAMPDVGVDADFQRHDEPAAAADVFD, encoded by the coding sequence ATGGCTGACCTGTTGGTGCGGGGTGTCGATGACGCCCTCGTGCAGGCCCTCAAGAAGCGGGCCGGGGCCCATGGACGCAGTCAGGAAGCCGAGCTGCGGGCGATCCTGTCCGCGGCGCTGCTGAGCCCACCGCGGCGCAAGCTGGCGGACCTACTGGCGGCCATGCCGGATGTGGGCGTGGATGCCGATTTCCAGCGCCACGACGAGCCAGCGGCGGCGGCCGATGTTTTTGATTGA
- a CDS encoding HigA family addiction module antitoxin codes for MNRLPPIPPGELLQEEFLQPLGVSQYRLAKAIGVPASRISEIVTGQRAITADTDLRLCRFLGLSPGYWLRAQAAHDTELASAELADELEQIQPLVAAQT; via the coding sequence ATGAACCGTCTACCCCCCATCCCCCCCGGTGAACTGCTGCAGGAGGAGTTCCTGCAGCCGCTGGGTGTCAGTCAGTACCGGCTGGCCAAGGCCATTGGCGTGCCGGCCTCACGGATCAGTGAAATCGTGACGGGCCAGCGGGCGATCACCGCCGATACCGATCTGCGCCTCTGCCGGTTTCTGGGCCTCAGTCCCGGGTACTGGCTGCGGGCCCAGGCCGCCCACGACACTGAGCTGGCCAGCGCTGAACTGGCCGACGAGCTGGAGCAGATCCAGCCCCTGGTGGCTGCTCAGACGTAG
- a CDS encoding type II toxin-antitoxin system VapC family toxin, translated as MFLIDTNVISEARKGRRADPGVQAFWAETARDDTPLFLAAVTIGELRRGVELIRYRGDHPQAQLLEQWLLEVLETYGDRVLDLDGDAAQIWGRLRVPNPHNAIDKQIAAIALLHNLTVVTRNTDDFAGCGVRLLNPFQVL; from the coding sequence ATGTTTTTGATTGACACCAACGTGATCAGCGAGGCGCGCAAAGGCCGCCGCGCAGATCCAGGGGTGCAGGCCTTCTGGGCAGAGACCGCCCGCGACGACACCCCGCTGTTTCTGGCGGCCGTCACCATCGGTGAGCTGCGCCGCGGCGTGGAGTTGATCCGTTACCGGGGGGATCACCCGCAGGCCCAGCTGCTGGAGCAGTGGCTGCTGGAGGTGCTGGAGACCTACGGCGATCGGGTGCTGGACCTCGATGGTGATGCGGCCCAGATCTGGGGGCGATTGCGGGTGCCCAATCCCCACAACGCCATCGATAAGCAGATCGCTGCCATCGCCCTGCTGCACAACCTCACCGTGGTGACGCGCAACACCGATGATTTCGCCGGCTGCGGGGTGCGGCTGCTGAACCCGTTTCAGGTCCTCTGA
- a CDS encoding type II toxin-antitoxin system RelE/ParE family toxin — MPRFQSFERVARRKLRQLEIAGRLDDLRVPPGNRLEALRGDRAGQHSIRINDQFRLCFIWTAAGPDAVEIVDYH, encoded by the coding sequence GTGCCCAGGTTCCAGTCCTTTGAACGCGTAGCCCGCCGCAAGCTCAGGCAGCTGGAGATCGCAGGCCGTCTGGACGACCTGCGTGTTCCCCCGGGCAACCGACTAGAGGCCCTGCGGGGTGATCGCGCAGGCCAGCACAGCATCCGCATCAACGACCAGTTCCGTCTCTGCTTCATCTGGACGGCCGCCGGCCCCGATGCCGTCGAAATCGTCGACTACCACTGA
- a CDS encoding nucleotidyltransferase family protein — translation MASADTLLVFGPDQVLALLRERQSEWRQRYQVQRIGLFGSMARNQTTASSDVDVWVELDPLTPYATVHLKQELEELLQRPVDLVRLRERMNPALRQAILQEGISA, via the coding sequence ATGGCCAGCGCAGACACTCTGCTTGTATTCGGTCCTGATCAGGTGCTTGCACTGCTGCGTGAGCGCCAAAGCGAATGGCGGCAGCGCTATCAGGTGCAACGCATTGGGCTGTTCGGCTCCATGGCTCGCAACCAGACCACGGCCTCCAGTGACGTAGATGTGTGGGTTGAACTCGATCCCCTCACGCCCTATGCCACCGTCCACCTGAAGCAGGAGCTGGAGGAGTTGCTGCAGCGCCCGGTTGATCTGGTGCGTTTGAGGGAGCGCATGAATCCCGCCCTACGGCAGGCCATACTGCAAGAAGGCATCAGCGCGTGA
- a CDS encoding DUF433 domain-containing protein, which produces MLSSRITHNPEQCGGKPCIRGMRIRVRDVLELYAAGLSSEQILADFPDLEPEDLSAALDYAAQEIHHPVLMG; this is translated from the coding sequence ATGCTCTCATCCCGCATCACCCACAACCCGGAGCAGTGCGGCGGGAAGCCCTGCATTCGGGGCATGCGCATTCGCGTGCGTGATGTGCTGGAGCTTTATGCCGCGGGCCTGAGCAGCGAGCAGATCCTGGCCGACTTCCCTGATCTGGAACCTGAAGACCTCAGCGCCGCCCTGGATTACGCCGCCCAGGAAATCCACCATCCGGTGTTGATGGGATGA